The proteins below come from a single Dermacentor albipictus isolate Rhodes 1998 colony chromosome 7, USDA_Dalb.pri_finalv2, whole genome shotgun sequence genomic window:
- the Sf3a1 gene encoding splicing factor 3A subunit 1, which translates to MPPTVEDAAVLPPVEEPAPKEDASSSTASETAAADSAMPPKEQAAPAPEQPQPAPPPPPAPPKPTIGIIYPPPELRNIVDKTAAFVARNGPEFEARIRQNEINNSKFNFLNTGDPYNAYYQHKVKEAKEGKIQPELAIVPTPTKPGSQQQQQQSGGAPGKQEISKIVEQPIVPKEPPPDFEFVADPPSISAIDLDIVKLTAQFVARNGRQFLTNLMNREQRNYQFDFLRPQHSLFNYFMKLLEQYTKILVPGKDLMPRLKRESEDPKVILDQVRYRVEWTKLQEAQKRREEEEAERERVQYAQIDWHDFVVVETVDYQPNEQGLFPPPTTPDEVGSRVLAQQRMEEEGEEVEMEVESDEEGGGASDKEDEDSAAPTTTSTTTTTPGSNAAASNLPPRAPSPPPQPPKEAPPQLPPLPPNPEQVVVRKDYNPKGGKPAKPSSEQFLISPITGEKIPADKMQEHMRIGLLDPRWVEQRDRAIQDKMQQDEVFAPGSAIESSLKQFAERRTDIFGFGDEETAIGKKIGEEDRRPQEKVTWDGHTASMEAATRAARANITIEEQIQQIHKIKGLLPDEEKERIGPAKPQHGSQQHGSHHQHQMQPPLPPSNLPPLPPPPVSAAPPVSAPKQPPPKPPPPPQAPPPKSTASSTMLPPAALRTQMAPVIAHPPVPTPPRPMMAAPQSILMSAHLRPPPGMLGMPPGSHPPMAFAPMPPPMAPLPPEMPPSLPPDDEPPSKKSKTEENLIPEAEFLAKNKGPVTVRVQVPGAQEKVEWKLNGQVLTLTLPLTDTVSVLKAKLHEELGMPPGKQKLQYEGMFVKDSNTLAYYNLGPNATIMLQVKERGGRKK; encoded by the exons ATGCCGCCCACCGTGGAGGACGCCGCCGTGCTCCCTCCGGTGGAGGAGCCGGCGCCCAAGGAGGacgcgtcgtcgtcgacggcgtcggaaACCGCAGCCGCCGACTCCGCGATGCCGCCGAAAGAACAGGCCGCCCCAGCCCCCGAACAACCACAGCcggcgccaccgccgccgcctgcCCCTCCTAAACCGACCATCGGTATCATCTACCCGCCGCCGGAGCTTCGAAACATCGTCGACAAAACCGCCGCGTTCGTGGCGCGTAACGGGCCCGAGTTCGAGGCTCGCATCCGACAGAACGAGATCAACAACTCCAAGTTCAACTTCTTGAACACTGGCGACCCGTATAATGCCTACTACCAGCACAAGGTCAAGGAAGCCAAGGAGGGCAAGATCCAGCCCGAACTGGCGATCGTCCCGACCCCGACGAAGCCCggctcgcagcagcagcagcaacagtccGGCGGGGCGCCCGGCAAGCAGGAGATCTCCAAGATCGTCGAACAGCCCATCGTGCCCAAGGAGCCGCCGCCGGATTTCGAGTTCGTCGCCGACCCGCCGTCGATCTCGGCGATCGACCTGGACATCGTCAAGCTGACGGCGCAGTTCGTGGCGCGCAACGGGCGCCAGTTCCTGACCAACCTGATGAACCGCGAGCAGCGCAACTACCAGTTCGACTTCCTGCGGCCGCAGCACAGCCTCTTCAACTACTTCATGAAGCTGCTGGAGCAGTACACCAAGATCCTCGTGCCGGGCAAGGACCTGATGCCGCGGCTCAAGCGCGAGTCCGAGGACCCGAAGGTCATCCTGGACCAGGTGCGCTACCGCGTCGAGTGGACCAAGCTGCAGGAGGCGCAGAAGCGCAGGGAAGAGGAGGAGGCCGAGAGGGAGCGCGTCCAGTACGCGCAGATCGACTGGCACGACTTCGTCGTGGTCGAGACGGTCGACTACCAGCCCAACGAGCAGGGCCTGTTCCCGCCGCCCACCACTCCGGACGAGGTGGGCTCCCGCGTGCTGGCCCAGCAGAGGATGGAGGAAGAGGGCGAAGAGGTCGAGATGGAGGTCGAGTCCGACGAGGAGGGCGGCGGCGCGAGCGACAAGGAGGACGAGGACTCGGCGGCGCCGACCAccacgtcgacgacgacgacgactcccGGGTCCAACGCCGCGGCGTCGAACCTGCCGCCCAGGGCCCCGAGCCCGCCGCCGCAGCCTCCCAAGGAGGCGCCGCCGCAGCTGCCGCCGCTGCCTCCGAACCCGGAGCAGGTGGTCGTGCGCAAGGACTACAACCCGAAGGGCGGCAAGCCGGCCAAGCCGTCCTCGGAGCAGTTCCTCATCTCGCCCATCACGGGCGAGAAGATTCCCGCCGACAAGATGCAGGAGCACATGCGCATCGGGCTCCTGGACCCGCGCTGGGTGGAGCAGCGGGACCGCGCCATCCAGGACAAGATGCAGCAGGACGAAGTGTTTGCGCCCGGGTCGGCCATCGAGAGCAGCCTGAAGCAGTTCGCCGAGCGCCGTACGGACATCTTCGGTTTCGGCGACGAGGAGACGGCCATTGGCAAGAAGATCGGCGAGGAGGACAGGCGGCCCCAGGAGAAG GTGACTTGGGACGGCCACACAGCCAGCATGGAGGCAGCCACACGCGCCGCCCGTGCAAACATCACCATCGAAGAGCAGATTCAGCAGATCCACAAGATAAAAGGTCTCCTGCCCGATGAGGAGAAAGAACGGATTGGCCCAGCCAAGCCGCAGCATGGCTCCCAGCAGCATGGCTCCCACCATCAACATCAAATGCAGCCACCACTTCCGCCGTCCAACCTCCCACCCTTGCCTCCACCGCCCGTTTCGGCTGCCCCACCGGTGAGCGCGCCGAAGCAGCCGCCACCAaagccaccgccgccaccgcagGCGCCACCACCAAAGTCAACGGCATCGTCAACGATGCTTCCACCGGCGGCACTGCGGACTCAGATGGCACCTGTCATCGCACACCCGCCTGTACCAACACCGCCACGTCCAATGATGGCTGCACCGCAGAGCATCCTGATGTCTGCACACCTGCGGCCACCACCAGGCATGCTAGGCATGCCACCGGGAAGTCATCCACCAATGGCATTCGCGCCAATGCCCCCGCCAATGGCGCCACTGCCGCCGGAGATGCCTCCGAGCCTGCCGCCGGATGACGAACCACCGAGCAAGAAGAGCAAGACTGAGGAGAACCTGATTCCCGAGGCGGAATTCCTGGCGAAGAACAAGGGCCCCGTCACAGTGCGGGTTCAGGTGCCGGGGGCGCAGGAGAAGGTGGAATGGAAGCTGAATGGCCAGGTTCTGACCCTAACTCTGCCACTGACGGACACGGTGTCGGTGCTGAAAGCGAAGCTGCATGAGGAGCTGGGCATGCCACCTGGAAAGCAGAAGCTCCAGTACGAGGGGATGTTCGTCAAGGACTCGAACACGTTAGCCTACTACAACCTTGGCCCGAATGCGACCATTATGCTTCAAGTCAAGGAGCGTGGTGGCAGAAAGAAGTAG